A region from the uncultured Sunxiuqinia sp. genome encodes:
- a CDS encoding histidine kinase dimerization/phospho-acceptor domain-containing protein — MPDSNFKTILEDEQGNLWIVTTNGVSKIEITNFSDNPEIEQLEIQTTNYDMMDGLQGKEFNANAAYRTKAGELIFGGANGFNLFKPENLEEQKLSNEVVLTNLKIFNREVPVVMPIQNRIILDKSITQQDKITLLHRENVFSLGFASLNFFQPEKNSFEYKLEGFNEAWLKTDPQNAEGTFTNLNAGEYAFHVRVSNDGGKSWQVLPPPLRIEITPPFWKSNYAFGFYVLFIVSLLLLARRILVERERLKFAAEQEHQEAECIHQLDGLKTKFFTNISHEFRTPLSLILSPIERLIGETKDEKLKAQLKFIHRHARRLLAMVNQLLDFRKMEVQQIEAKENWGDLIGFIKEFGLSFQDLAAN, encoded by the coding sequence TTGCCGGATTCGAATTTCAAAACAATACTTGAAGACGAACAAGGTAATTTATGGATTGTAACAACCAATGGTGTTTCTAAAATCGAAATCACCAATTTTTCAGACAATCCGGAAATTGAACAATTGGAGATTCAAACCACCAATTACGACATGATGGATGGACTTCAAGGCAAAGAGTTCAATGCAAATGCAGCTTATCGTACGAAAGCCGGCGAACTGATTTTTGGAGGTGCAAATGGGTTTAACCTATTTAAACCGGAAAACCTGGAAGAGCAAAAACTCAGCAATGAAGTTGTATTGACAAACTTAAAAATTTTCAATCGTGAAGTGCCGGTTGTAATGCCGATTCAAAATCGGATTATTCTTGACAAATCAATTACACAACAGGATAAGATTACTTTGCTTCATCGCGAAAACGTTTTTTCGCTGGGCTTTGCTTCGTTGAATTTTTTTCAACCCGAAAAAAACAGCTTCGAATATAAGCTGGAAGGGTTTAATGAAGCTTGGTTGAAAACTGACCCGCAAAACGCAGAGGGCACTTTTACGAACTTAAATGCCGGAGAATATGCGTTTCATGTGCGTGTGTCGAATGATGGAGGCAAAAGCTGGCAAGTGCTGCCCCCTCCCCTGAGGATTGAAATAACGCCTCCTTTTTGGAAAAGTAATTATGCCTTTGGATTTTATGTATTATTTATCGTTAGCCTGTTATTGCTGGCGCGTCGTATTTTAGTTGAACGAGAGCGATTGAAATTCGCAGCCGAGCAAGAACACCAGGAAGCAGAGTGCATTCATCAGCTAGATGGTTTAAAGACAAAATTTTTCACCAATATTAGTCACGAGTTTCGCACTCCTCTCTCCTTGATTTTATCGCCAATCGAACGATTAATTGGAGAGACGAAGGATGAAAAGTTAAAAGCTCAATTGAAATTTATCCATCGCCATGCGCGAAGGCTTTTGGCCATGGTAAATCAACTGCTCGATTTTAGAAAGATGGAAGTTCAACAGATTGAGGCCAAGGAAAATTGGGGCGATTTAATTGGATTTATAAAAGAATTTGGACTCTCTTTTCAGGATTTAGCGGCAAATTAA
- a CDS encoding ATP-binding protein translates to MFTYFDQDKVEKVIFNLLSNAFKFTPEKGKITLRLKFIESDVDSENSSRRGAVLISVKDNGIGIPVEKQERIFDRFFQNDLPNSFVNHGSGIGLSLVNDYVKILGGTIRVESIVDKGSIFKVTLPVELFSQEQIDLKNQSGDSKEPVMYYRENRSVFNNEVKFDSTKKKYFIGRG, encoded by the coding sequence TTGTTTACTTATTTTGATCAGGATAAAGTTGAAAAAGTGATCTTCAATTTATTGTCGAATGCGTTTAAGTTTACGCCTGAAAAAGGTAAAATTACATTGCGGTTAAAATTTATTGAGTCGGATGTTGACTCCGAAAATAGCAGTCGGCGGGGAGCGGTGTTAATCTCTGTCAAGGATAATGGAATTGGAATACCAGTTGAAAAACAAGAACGAATTTTTGATCGATTTTTTCAGAATGATCTTCCAAATTCGTTTGTCAATCATGGAAGTGGAATAGGTTTGTCGCTGGTAAATGATTACGTGAAAATATTGGGAGGTACTATCCGAGTCGAAAGTATCGTAGATAAAGGCAGCATCTTTAAAGTCACTCTGCCGGTGGAGTTGTTTTCGCAAGAACAAATTGATTTAAAAAATCAGTCCGGGGATTCTAAAGAGCCAGTCATGTATTATCGGGAAAATCGTTCGGTTTTTAACAATGAAGTTAAATTTGATTCGACTAAAAAAAAATATTTTATTGGTCGAGGATAA
- a CDS encoding response regulator: MVEDNEDFRFYLKDNLKELYNVYEAGNGKIGWEMTLKKLPDLIVSDVVMPEMDGIELCSKIKGDGRTAHVPLILLTAKVDTDPTLEGFQSGADDYISKPFDFRILESRIEIES, encoded by the coding sequence TTGGTCGAGGATAATGAAGATTTCCGCTTTTACTTGAAAGACAATCTGAAAGAGCTCTATAATGTGTATGAAGCCGGGAACGGTAAAATAGGATGGGAGATGACTTTGAAGAAGCTCCCTGACTTAATTGTAAGCGATGTTGTGATGCCCGAAATGGATGGTATTGAATTGTGCTCGAAAATTAAAGGTGATGGACGAACCGCTCATGTTCCTCTCATCTTGTTGACAGCGAAAGTGGATACCGATCCAACGCTTGAAGGCTTCCAGTCTGGAGCAGATGATTACATTTCAAAACCATTTGATTTTAGGATTTTGGAATCGCGCATTGAAATAGAGAGTTGA
- a CDS encoding response regulator yields MQNNKGPLIFVVEDNPVYNKLVVSYLKTNKFTNVEAFLSGEEVLKAMERQPKIIIQDYLLDGMNGIEVLKKAKKIAPEVEFIFLSGQDSIDVAINTMKYGAYDYIVKDQMALKKMVSKMNKILSISSLEKTNKRYKTGVILFFVFLSLFIIVIIAIALLYPETFGLNF; encoded by the coding sequence ATGCAAAATAATAAAGGTCCATTAATTTTTGTAGTTGAAGATAATCCTGTCTATAATAAACTTGTTGTAAGTTATCTCAAAACCAATAAGTTCACAAACGTAGAAGCCTTTTTGTCCGGTGAAGAAGTTTTGAAGGCGATGGAACGTCAACCTAAAATCATCATTCAGGATTATTTATTAGATGGGATGAATGGGATTGAAGTATTAAAGAAAGCAAAAAAAATTGCTCCTGAGGTGGAGTTTATTTTCCTTTCGGGGCAGGACAGCATTGATGTTGCTATTAATACCATGAAATACGGTGCTTACGATTATATCGTAAAAGATCAGATGGCACTAAAAAAGATGGTGAGCAAGATGAATAAGATATTGTCGATTAGTAGCTTAGAGAAAACAAATAAGCGCTATAAAACCGGAGTAATATTGTTTTTCGTTTTCCTTTCACTTTTTATCATTGTAATCATTGCTATCGCGTTACTGTATCCTGAAACATTTGGATTAAATTTCTAG
- a CDS encoding NAD(P)-dependent alcohol dehydrogenase — MKAIQFRSYGFPEKVLESKEVAKPVPKENEVLIRIHAIAINDYDWSFVRGKPYLYRLMFGLFKPKQKTPGMQLAGLVEDIDVNVKKLKIGDAVFGDLSEYGFGTFAEYISINENSIVRKPDELSFLEASAIPHASALALQALRDHGEIEQEQKIFN, encoded by the coding sequence ATGAAAGCTATTCAATTTCGGAGTTATGGGTTTCCTGAAAAAGTTCTGGAGAGTAAAGAAGTAGCAAAACCTGTTCCAAAGGAAAACGAAGTTCTAATTCGAATTCATGCGATCGCGATCAATGATTATGACTGGAGTTTTGTCAGAGGTAAACCGTATTTATATCGGTTAATGTTTGGCTTATTCAAACCAAAACAGAAAACGCCGGGGATGCAACTCGCGGGCTTAGTTGAAGATATCGATGTTAATGTTAAGAAGCTCAAAATTGGAGACGCAGTCTTTGGTGACCTATCAGAATATGGCTTTGGCACTTTTGCAGAGTATATCAGCATCAATGAAAATTCGATAGTCAGGAAACCTGATGAATTAAGCTTTCTTGAAGCAAGCGCTATTCCACACGCATCTGCTCTTGCCCTTCAAGCTCTTAGAGACCATGGTGAAATAGAGCAGGAACAGAAGATTTTTAATTAA
- a CDS encoding RNA polymerase sigma factor, translating into MSSDFHNTFILPFAGIIIKLCRAYTNSQEDFEDYYQEVCLQIWRSKDNFREQSEWSTWVYRISLNVCLTILKKKKNNRQHFVSDFLPPEETEDNYAFSDESLDLLYTAIRKLSEIDRAIIMLYLEEKSYQEIADIIGTNSNNIGVRIQRIKTRLKKILDGKIN; encoded by the coding sequence TTGAGTAGCGATTTTCACAACACATTTATTTTGCCGTTTGCCGGAATAATCATCAAGTTATGTCGGGCATATACGAATTCGCAAGAAGATTTCGAAGATTATTATCAAGAAGTTTGCTTACAAATTTGGAGGAGTAAAGATAACTTTCGTGAGCAATCGGAATGGAGTACCTGGGTTTACCGAATCTCTCTAAATGTTTGTTTGACCATACTGAAGAAAAAGAAAAATAACAGGCAGCATTTTGTATCGGACTTTCTACCGCCTGAAGAAACTGAAGATAATTATGCATTTTCAGACGAATCTCTGGATCTACTGTATACGGCTATTCGGAAACTATCAGAAATTGACAGAGCCATTATTATGCTTTATCTGGAAGAGAAATCCTATCAGGAAATTGCTGATATTATAGGAACAAACTCCAATAATATTGGTGTCCGTATTCAACGAATAAAAACCAGACTAAAAAAAATATTAGATGGAAAAATCAATTGA
- a CDS encoding two-component regulator propeller domain-containing protein has protein sequence MRILLRYIIIILLSTVVIAAKAELTNNIFDIRHIGYSEGLSSQRVFSIVEDQNSAMWIATKAGIDRYNGNTIKSYTLSGNFYYGDMGGRTLRLLYDKQYGLWAYDNTGRIYRYSIQDDRFEQYMYLAQFINEEIILNKLCLDQNGTLWLGLSIGLYKKEAAKPITPVIRGQYVNDIISTGESLFIGTSTGVLQLSYAQLDKADWLLKGKDVQTLFHDVTSNELWIGTFNNGLWVKNLNTSDLLRLEEQSSGFLNPIRAITSYNTETLLVGIDGGGVYAVDRDSKKCHLLMSTEDSTDIFLPGNGIYAVTKDNQGNIWIGSYTGGVSVAILLKYPITILTHQRGNPQSLANNNVNDVEEDANGNLWFGTDIGISVRDKSSHLWSHWLKGIVVVALSKGENGSVWAGTYGDGIYLLNSRKQVVRHLTKKQGGLTTNYVFSLKQDTDGNLWVGGLDGQLLMMNKEGHPERTYDIKWIHSIEEVNDNQIAAATVNGFCLVNKRTGEIKRYATSQEHHEQSVSAYIISMLFNADSTVWLGTEGGGLNLYDMRTRESRIFTMQDGLPSNDVYSLQRDARGRLWVSTGKGLALIENSQVSNLNYLGDIDKEYNKSSFARLTDGKFAYGSTNGAVLVTPDSITMTNYQAQLKFTGLTIDYLTADEEKRLRPAIYDMLKKGMVELDYKHNSFSVSFESINYRFQRDIAYQYILEGYEKSWSSLSSNGMVRYTNVSPGSYLLKVRSLRRNNGKTISEQTLVVKVAQPWWNSWWAWMLYICVVGIVLSFIWRYKSNQLQKRYDEDKIRFFIDTAHDIRTPVTLVMAPLDDLRKEKGLSDKALYLLELAHNNTNKLYKLITQLLEFEKADTHKQHTVLTPLNFNDILAEEIAGFQPLCDKKQLHLSLSLPDEDVYVMADLHIVEILLDNLVSNAIKYTMPQGDVRISLNYTKRKAIIEIKDSGIGIPKKAKKHLFADVYRAENTQKLNEGGTGFGLLQARRIIKILRGKITFQSEENKGSTFTVTLPRTYAVPNSDSKQAVTSKELMFPKTTDAAGQKLGKTRSISQQTGKDTLLIVEDHEALRYYLRETFENDYRVVDVADGQEALTYLSNEYPDLILSDVMMPGIQGDELCRLIKENPDTAGIPLILLTAKVNHDATVEGLKKGADDYIPKPFSTEILKLKVQGLIANRNRQRDVFMRQALLQIDAKKEYQNNNESREITQNNKTDEPASDMLPESDRQFIIRATQLVIANMSNNDFNINTLCQEMAMSRTLFYSRLKSLTGKGPQEFMRIIRLQKAAELLKDGRSVTEVAAETGFVNPKYFSSLFKKQFGIQPSKYNQTDSAP, from the coding sequence ATGAGAATATTGTTGAGATATATCATTATTATTTTATTGTCGACAGTAGTCATTGCTGCAAAGGCTGAATTGACTAACAATATATTCGATATCAGGCATATCGGATATTCGGAGGGTCTCAGCAGTCAACGCGTATTTTCGATTGTTGAAGATCAGAACAGCGCAATGTGGATTGCCACAAAAGCAGGAATAGATCGCTATAACGGCAATACCATAAAAAGCTATACATTATCAGGTAACTTTTACTACGGAGACATGGGCGGGCGTACACTTCGTTTGCTGTACGACAAGCAGTACGGACTATGGGCGTACGACAATACCGGGAGAATATATCGTTATTCAATACAGGATGACCGTTTCGAACAATATATGTACCTGGCCCAATTCATCAACGAAGAAATTATTTTAAACAAGTTGTGTCTGGATCAAAACGGGACATTATGGTTGGGACTTAGCATCGGGCTATATAAGAAAGAAGCTGCAAAACCGATCACTCCGGTCATTCGCGGACAATATGTAAATGACATTATATCTACAGGCGAATCGCTTTTTATTGGTACATCCACAGGGGTGCTACAGCTTTCGTACGCGCAATTAGACAAAGCGGATTGGCTGCTAAAAGGAAAAGATGTACAAACGCTCTTTCACGACGTAACGAGTAATGAACTTTGGATAGGTACTTTTAATAATGGCTTGTGGGTGAAGAATCTAAACACTTCTGATCTGCTCCGCTTGGAAGAACAAAGCTCCGGATTTCTGAACCCGATAAGAGCGATTACAAGCTATAACACGGAAACATTGCTGGTAGGAATAGATGGAGGAGGAGTTTACGCAGTTGACCGGGATTCGAAAAAGTGCCATCTACTTATGAGTACGGAGGATAGCACCGATATTTTCTTACCAGGCAACGGGATCTATGCCGTCACCAAAGATAACCAGGGAAACATTTGGATAGGAAGTTACACCGGGGGAGTATCTGTTGCTATTTTATTGAAATACCCGATTACGATATTAACCCATCAAAGGGGAAATCCGCAATCATTAGCGAATAACAATGTCAATGATGTTGAAGAAGATGCCAATGGAAACCTATGGTTTGGCACTGACATTGGAATCAGTGTTCGTGATAAATCCTCGCATTTGTGGAGTCACTGGTTAAAGGGTATTGTTGTAGTTGCTTTGAGCAAAGGGGAGAATGGATCGGTATGGGCAGGCACATACGGAGACGGCATATACCTTCTGAACAGCCGGAAACAGGTTGTTCGTCATCTTACCAAAAAACAAGGAGGGCTAACAACAAACTATGTTTTCTCGCTCAAACAAGATACAGACGGGAACTTATGGGTGGGAGGCTTGGATGGACAGCTGTTGATGATGAATAAAGAGGGGCATCCGGAGCGAACATACGATATTAAGTGGATACATTCCATAGAGGAGGTGAATGATAACCAAATAGCCGCAGCCACAGTGAATGGATTCTGCCTGGTGAATAAGCGTACAGGGGAAATAAAACGCTATGCAACCTCACAAGAGCATCACGAACAAAGTGTTAGCGCCTATATTATATCAATGCTTTTTAATGCCGACAGCACTGTATGGCTGGGAACCGAGGGAGGTGGCCTAAATCTGTATGATATGCGAACCCGGGAGTCAAGAATATTCACCATGCAGGACGGGCTTCCGTCTAACGATGTGTATAGTCTGCAACGAGATGCCAGAGGGCGTTTGTGGGTAAGTACGGGAAAAGGACTTGCGCTCATCGAGAACTCTCAGGTGTCGAACCTTAATTATTTGGGTGACATCGACAAAGAATATAACAAATCTTCTTTTGCACGGCTTACAGACGGGAAATTTGCCTATGGCAGTACAAATGGCGCTGTCTTAGTTACGCCCGACTCGATAACTATGACAAACTATCAGGCACAATTAAAATTTACCGGCTTGACAATAGATTATTTGACCGCCGATGAAGAAAAGCGTTTGCGGCCTGCAATCTACGACATGCTGAAGAAAGGCATGGTTGAACTTGACTACAAACACAACTCATTCTCAGTATCCTTTGAGTCGATCAATTACCGCTTTCAGCGTGACATTGCATACCAGTATATTCTGGAAGGATACGAGAAATCATGGAGTAGCCTGTCGTCCAATGGTATGGTGAGGTATACGAATGTGTCTCCGGGCTCTTATCTCCTTAAAGTACGCAGCTTGCGCCGAAATAATGGGAAAACAATATCGGAACAAACACTTGTTGTAAAAGTCGCTCAACCCTGGTGGAATTCGTGGTGGGCATGGATGCTTTACATTTGCGTGGTGGGTATTGTCTTGTCTTTTATTTGGCGTTACAAGAGTAATCAACTTCAGAAACGGTACGATGAAGACAAAATAAGGTTTTTCATTGATACTGCACACGACATCAGGACACCTGTAACACTAGTTATGGCTCCTTTGGACGACCTGCGTAAGGAGAAGGGGCTCTCGGACAAAGCCCTTTACCTCCTGGAACTGGCCCACAACAATACGAATAAGCTTTATAAACTGATCACTCAGCTGCTCGAATTTGAAAAAGCAGACACCCACAAGCAGCACACTGTATTAACCCCTTTAAATTTCAATGATATCCTTGCCGAAGAGATTGCCGGTTTCCAGCCATTGTGCGATAAGAAACAATTGCATTTAAGTCTCTCGTTGCCCGATGAAGACGTTTACGTTATGGCAGATTTGCATATTGTTGAGATACTGCTGGACAATCTCGTTTCCAATGCCATTAAGTATACGATGCCGCAGGGTGATGTTCGCATAAGTTTAAATTACACAAAACGAAAAGCCATCATAGAGATCAAAGATAGTGGCATAGGCATTCCGAAAAAGGCAAAGAAACACTTGTTTGCTGATGTTTACAGAGCCGAAAATACACAGAAATTGAACGAAGGAGGAACAGGCTTTGGGCTCTTACAGGCACGCCGGATAATAAAAATACTACGCGGAAAGATCACTTTTCAATCCGAAGAGAATAAGGGCAGTACCTTTACGGTAACGCTGCCGAGAACGTATGCCGTTCCTAATTCCGACTCTAAGCAAGCTGTTACCTCAAAAGAACTCATGTTCCCGAAGACGACAGATGCTGCCGGACAAAAATTAGGCAAGACACGCAGCATAAGCCAGCAAACAGGAAAAGATACACTGCTTATCGTAGAAGATCACGAAGCCCTTCGCTATTACCTGCGTGAAACTTTCGAGAACGATTACCGGGTGGTTGACGTTGCTGACGGGCAGGAAGCGCTCACATACCTCTCAAACGAATACCCAGACCTGATCCTGTCCGACGTAATGATGCCGGGCATACAAGGAGATGAGCTTTGCAGGCTAATCAAAGAAAATCCGGATACCGCAGGCATACCTCTCATTCTGCTTACTGCAAAAGTTAATCATGATGCCACTGTTGAAGGATTAAAGAAAGGTGCTGACGATTATATTCCCAAGCCATTCAGCACCGAGATTCTAAAACTGAAAGTGCAGGGGCTGATTGCCAACAGAAACAGACAACGCGACGTTTTTATGCGGCAAGCTCTTCTACAAATTGACGCAAAAAAAGAATATCAGAATAATAATGAAAGCCGGGAAATAACCCAAAACAATAAGACCGATGAACCGGCTTCGGATATGCTGCCCGAAAGTGATCGTCAGTTTATCATACGAGCAACTCAACTCGTTATCGCGAACATGAGTAATAATGATTTTAACATCAATACGCTGTGCCAGGAAATGGCCATGAGCCGGACTCTTTTTTACAGCCGCCTAAAATCGCTGACCGGGAAAGGGCCACAAGAGTTTATGCGTATCATCCGACTTCAGAAAGCAGCGGAACTATTGAAAGACGGTAGAAGCGTGACCGAAGTTGCCGCAGAAACCGGATTTGTAAATCCAAAATACTTTAGTTCGTTGTTTAAAAAACAATTTGGCATACAACCTAGCAAATACAATCAAACCGATTCAGCGCCATAA
- a CDS encoding glycoside hydrolase family 16 protein, with product MRETAVLLLLVCLMLQSCSSNDDEDKGEHGNLFFKDDFESFDENIWTKEVREAGWVNQELQAYNAAHVSVGTDEGKSVLILTAERKGNKIYSGRVNTEGKKNFRFRKIEASIKLPKTANGLWPAFWMMGDTGKPWPQCGEIDILEMGERHGITKATTETFLNTAIHYGTDAGSGHEQEYHAANFSHSLQDGQYHIYTLEWNKDRLTVSVDNIEFYSFDISETSGRSAYFHDNFFILFNLAVGGSFTGISDINEITALKDGEKVNMYIDWVKIY from the coding sequence ATGAGAGAAACAGCAGTCTTACTACTCTTGGTGTGTTTAATGCTACAATCCTGCTCATCAAACGATGATGAGGATAAAGGAGAACACGGGAATTTATTTTTCAAAGACGATTTTGAATCTTTCGATGAAAATATCTGGACCAAAGAAGTGCGTGAAGCAGGATGGGTAAACCAGGAACTGCAAGCTTACAATGCTGCGCATGTTTCTGTGGGTACAGACGAAGGTAAATCGGTACTGATTTTAACCGCCGAACGCAAAGGCAATAAAATCTACTCCGGACGTGTAAATACCGAGGGAAAAAAGAACTTCAGATTTAGAAAGATAGAGGCAAGCATTAAGCTTCCCAAAACTGCAAACGGACTTTGGCCAGCTTTCTGGATGATGGGAGACACTGGAAAGCCTTGGCCGCAATGTGGAGAAATTGATATTTTGGAGATGGGCGAACGTCATGGAATTACCAAAGCTACAACCGAAACATTTCTGAACACAGCAATCCACTATGGGACTGATGCTGGCTCGGGACATGAGCAAGAATACCATGCGGCAAACTTCTCACATAGTTTACAGGACGGCCAATACCATATTTACACGCTAGAATGGAACAAAGATCGTCTGACAGTGTCGGTTGATAATATCGAGTTTTATTCATTCGACATTAGCGAAACTAGCGGACGCTCTGCGTATTTCCACGATAACTTTTTTATTCTGTTTAACCTTGCGGTAGGTGGTTCTTTTACTGGCATCTCCGACATAAACGAAATTACTGCTTTAAAAGACGGGGAAAAGGTGAACATGTATATTGACTGGGTGAAAATCTATTAA